The genomic DNA CGAAGGACGAGGAAGCGGAGCTGGCCGCGCTCTACGCGGCGCGTGGCGTCGAGCCCGAGCTGGCCCGGGAGGTCGCCCGGCAGCTGTCCCGGGATCCGGAGCAGGCGCTCGAGATCCACGCGCGCGAAGAGCTGGGCATCGACCCGGGCGACCTTCCCTCACCGGCCGTCGCCGCCGTGTCGAGCTTCGGCTCCTTCGCGCTCGGCGCCCTCCTGCCCGTACTGCCGTATCTGCTCGGCGCGAGCGCCCTGTGGCCCGCGCTGCTGCTCGCCCTCATCGGGCTCTTCGCGTGCGGCGCGGTCGTGGCCAGGGTGACGGCGCGATCCTGGTGGTACAGCGGGCTGCGCCAGCTCGCCCTGGGAGGAGCCGCGGCGGGTGTGACGTACGTCCTGGGCAGTCTCATCGGCGCGGCCGTAGGATGACTGGCGCAGCTTTTTATGCGAGGGACCGTATAAATAGCCGTTACTCGGCGGTTTCGAATGCTTAACCACCGGGCATGAGCCGTAAGCGCCGCGGGCAATGAGGCCTGCGCCGCACTCAGCCGCGGCGGGCGACGTTGCCTGCCGCGCTCCGGGCCGACGGTCACTGATCTGTCCGCTTAGGTCCTCAATCTTCATCAATCTTCATCACCGTGCGCGGAACTCGTGCCGCAGCCCGGCGATGCCCTCGCCGCCAGCCACGGCGTCCGCATGTTGGAACGAAGTATCCGGTTCCCGAGAATCGCTCCATCATGTAACCTGCACGAAATTTTGCACTCCACAGCAGAGGGCCAACGTCGTCCCTCGGCACATGCATATGCCACGACGACGACGGGAGAGCCGATGCGTACGCCGCGCCAGCCGTCCCAGCACTCCACGAATGGCCAGAAGTGGTCCTTCATGGATGCTCGCCCTGCTGCGCAGGGTATGTACGACCCCCGCAACGAGCACGACGCCTGTGGCGTCGGTTTCGTGGCCACCCTCACCGGCGAGGCGAGCCACGCGCTGGTCGAGCAGGCGCTCACGGTGCTGCGCAACCTGGAGCACCGCGGTGCGACCGGCTCCGAACCCGACTCCGGCGACGGCGCGGGCATCCTGTCCCAGGTTCCCGACGCCTTCCTCCGGGAGGTGGCCGGTTTTGAACTGCCCGCCGCCGGTGCGTACGCGGTCGGCATCGCCTTCCTGCCCGAGGACGGCACGGACGAGGCCGTCTCACAGATCGAGACGATCGCCGGCGACGAGGGCCTGACGGTCCTCGGCTGGCGCGAGGTCCCGGTCGCCCCCGAGCTCCTCGGCGCCACCGCCCGCTCCACGATGCCCGCCTTCCGCCAGATCTTCGTGAGCGACGGACAGTCGCAGGGCATCGACCTGGACCGCAGGGCGTTCGTGCTGCGCAAGCGCGCCGAGCGCGAGGCCGGCGTCTACTTCCCGTCGCTGTCCGCCCGCACCATCGTCTACAAGGGCATGCTGACCACCGGCCAGCTGGAGCCCTTCTTCCCGGACCTGTCCGACCGCCGCTTCGCCTCCGCGATCGCGCTCGTGCACTCCCGGTTCTCCACGAACACCTTCCCGAGCTGGCCGCTCGCCCACCCGTACCGCTTCGTCGCGCACAACGGCGAGATCAACACGGTCAAGGGCAACCGCAACTGGATGGCGGCCCGCGAGTCCCAGCTCGTCTCCGAGAAGTTCGGCTCCGCCGGCAGCGGGGCCAAGGGACTGGAGCGGATCTTCCCGGTCTGCACGCCCGACGCCTCCGACTCGGCGTCCTTCGACGAGGTCCTTGAGCTGCTGCACCTCGGCGGCCGGTCCCTCCCGCACTCCGTGCTGATGATGATCCCGGAGGCGTGGGAGAACCACGACTCCATGGACGCGGCCCGCCGCGCCTTCTACCAGTTCCACGCCACGATGATGGAGCCCTGGGACGGCCCGGCCTGCGTCACCTTCACCGACGGCACCCAGGTCGGCGCGGTCCTCGACCGCAACGGTCTGCGCCCCGGCCGCTACTGGGTCACCGACGAGGGCCTGGTCGTCCTCGGCTCCGAGGTCGGCGTCCTCGACATCGACCCCGCCAGGGTCGTCCGCAAGGGCCGGCTTCAGCCGGGCCGGATGTTCCTCGTCGACACCGCCGAGCACCGCATCATCGAGGACGACGAGATCAAGGCCGGCCTCGCCGCCGAGAAGCCCTACGCCGACTGGCTGGAGGCCGGCGAGATCGAGCTGGAGGACCTCCCCGAGCGTGAGCACATCGTGCACACCCACGCCTCGGTCACCCGCCGCCAGCAGACCTTCGGCTACACCGAGGAGGAGCTGCGCGTCATCCTCGCGCCGATGGCCAAGGCCGGTGCCGAGCCGATCGGCTCGATGGGCACGGACTCGCCGATCGCCGCGCTGTCGGAGCGCCCGCGTCTGCTCTTCGACTACTTCACCCAGCTGTTCGCGCAGGTCACCAACCCGCCGCTGGACGCGATCCGCGAGGAACTCGTCACGTCCCTGCGCTCCTCCCTCGGCCCGCAGGGCAACCTGCTGGAGCCGACGGCCGCGTCCTGTCGTAGCGTCACCCTGCCTTTCCCGGTGATCGACAACGACGAGCTGGCCAAGCTCATCCACATCAACGCCGACGGCGACATGCCCGGCATGAAGGCCGCGACCCTGTCCGGCCTGTACCGGGTCTCCGGCGGCGGCGAGTCCCTCGCCGCGCGCATCGAGGAGATCTGCTCCGAGGCCGACGCCGCCATCGAGAACGGCGCCCGGCTGATCGTCCTGTCGGACCGCCACTCCGACGCCGAGCACGCGCCGATCCCGTCGCTGCTGCTCACCGCGGCCGTCCACCACCACCTCATCCGCACCAAGCAGCGCACCCAGGTGGGTCTGCTCGTCGAGGCCGGTGACGTCCGCGAGGTCCACCACGTCGCCCTGCTCATCGGCTTCGGCGCCGCGGCCGTCAACCCGTACCTCGCGATGGAGTCCGTGGAGGACCTCGTCCGCGCCGGTACGTTCCTGTCGGACATCGAGGCCGAGCAGGCCATCCGCAACCTGATCTACGCGCTGGGCAAGGGCGTCCTCAAGGTCATGTCCAAGATGGGCATCTCCACCGTCGCCTCCTACCGCGGCGCGCAGGTCTTCGAAGCGGTCGGTCTGGACGAGGAGTTCGTCAACAAGTACTTCAGCGGCACGGCGACGAAGATCGGCGGCGCCGGTCTCGACGTCATCGCCAAGGAGGTCGCCGCCCGCCACGCCAAGGCCTACCCGGCCTCCGGCATCGCGCCCGCGCACCGCGCCCTCGACATAGGCGGCGAGTACCAGTGGCGCCGCGAGGGCGAGCCGCACCTGTTCGACCCGGAGACGGTCTTCCGCCTCCAGCACTCCACGCGCTCGGGCAAGTACGACATCTTCAAGAAGTACACGGACCGGGTGAACGAGCAGTCCGAGCGCCTGATGACGCTGCGCGGCCTGTTCGGCTTCAAGTCGGGCCGCGAGCCGATCTCCCTCGACGAGGTCGAGCCGGTCAGCGAGATCGTCAAGCGGTTCTCGACCGGCGCCATGTCGTACGGCTCGATCTCCCGCGAGGCGCACGAGACCCTCGCCATCGCCATGAACCAGCTGGGCGGCAAGTCCAACACCGGTGAGGGCGGCGAGGACGCGGACCGCCTGTACGACCCGGCGCGCCGCTCGGCCATCAAGCAGGTCGCCTCCGGCCGCTTCGGTGTGACCTCCGAGTACCTGGTCAACGCGGACGACATCCAGATCAAGATGGCCCAGGGCGCCAAGCCCGGCGAGGGCGGTCAGCTGCCCGGCCACAAGGTGTACCCCTGGATCGCCAGCACCCGTCACTCGACCCCGGGTGTCGGCCTGATCTCCCCGCCGCCGCACCACGACATCTACTCCATCGAGGACCTGGCCCAGCTGATCCACGACCTGAAGAACGCGAACCCGCAGGCGCGGATTCACGTGAAGCTGGTCTCCGAGGTCGGCGTCGGCACGGTCGCCGCGGGTGTCTCCAAGGCCCACGCGGACGTCGTACTGATCTCCGGTCACGACGGTGGTACGGGCGCGTCGCCGCTGACGTCGCTCAAGCACGCCGGCGGTCCCTGGGAGCTGGGCCTCGCCGAGACCCAGCAGACGCTGCTGCTCAACGGCCTGCGCGACCGCATCGTCGTCCAGACCGACGGCCAGCTGAAGACCGGCCGTGACGTCGTCATCGCCGCGCTGCTCGGCGCCGAGGAGTTCGGTTTCGCGACCGCGCCGCTCGTCGTCTCCGGGTGCGTCATGATGCGCGTCTGCCACCTGGACACCTGCCCGGTCGGCATCGCCACCCAGAACCCGGTGCTCCGCGACCGGTTCACCGGCAAGGCCGAGTACGTCGTGAACTTCTTCAAGTTCATCGCCGAAGAGGTCCGCGAGATCCTCGCCGAGCTGGGCTTCCGCTCCATCGAGGAGGCCGTCGGCCACGCCGAGGCGCTCGACGTGGCCCGCGCGATCGAGCACTGGAAGGCGCAGGGCCTGGACCTGGCTCCGCTCTTCTACGTGCCCGAGCTGCCCGAGGGCGCGGCGCTCCACCAGGTCATCCAGCAGGACCACGGCCTGGAGAAGGCGCTCGACAACGAGCTGATCAAGCTCGCCGCCGACGCCCTGGCCGCGAACAGCGTGACCGACGCCCAGCCGGTCCGCGCCCAGGTCGCGATCCGCAACATCAACCGCACGGTCGGCACCATGCTCGGCCACGAGGTGACGAAGAAGTTCGGCGGCGCGGGTCTGCCCGACGACACCATCGACATCACCTTCACCGGCTCGGCGGGCCAGTCGTTCGGCGCGTTCCTGCCGCGCGGTGTCACGCTGCGCCTGGAGGGCGACGCCAACGACTACGTGGGCAAGGGCCTCTCCGGCGGCCGCGTGATCGTCCGTCCCGACCGGGGCGCCGACCACCTCGCCGAGTACTCGACGATCGCGGGCAACACCATCGCGTACGGCGCGACCGGCGGCGAGCTGTTCCTGCGCGGTCGTACGGGTGAGCGGTTCTGCGTCCGCAACTCCGGCGCGACGGTCGTGTCCGAGGGCGTGGGCGACCACGGCTGCGAGTACATGACCGGTGGCCGCGCGGTGGTCCTCGGCGAGACGGGCCGTAACTTCGCGGCCGGCATGTCCGGCGGCGTCGCGTACGTCATCGACCTCGACCGCGACAACGTCAACGTCGGCAACGCCGGCGCCGTCGAGGAGCTGACCGAGGACGACAAGCAGTGGCTGCACGACGTGGTGCGCCGCCACGCCGAGGAGACCGGCTCCACGGTCGCCGAGAAGCTCCTCGCCGAGTGGTCCGTCTCCGCGCAGCGCTTCAGCAAGATCATCCCCAGCACGTACAAGGCAGTGCTCGCCGCCAAGGACGCCGCCGAGCGAGCCGGTCTCACCGAGACCGAGATCACCGAGAAGATGATGGAGGCGGCGACCAATGGCTGATCCCAAGGGCTTCCTTACGCACGGCCGCGAGGTCGCCAGGACCCGTCCGGTCGAGGAGCGGGTCAAGGACTGGAACGAGGTCTACGTCCCCGGCTCGCTGCTGCCGATCATCTCGAAGCAGGCCGGCCGCTGCATGGACTGCGGCATCCCGTTCTGCCACAACGGCTGTCCGCTCGGGAACCTGATCCCCGAGTGGAACGACTACGCCTACCGCGAGGACTGGACCTCCGCGTCCGAGCGGCTGCACGCCACGAACAACTTCCCGGAGTTCACGGGCCGCCTGTGCCCCGCTCCGTGCGAGTCGGCGTGCGTGCTGGGCATCAACCAGCCCGCGGTGACCATCAAGAACGTCGAGGTCTCCATCATCGACAAGGCGTGGGACACCGGCGACGTCAAGCCGCAGGCCCCCGAGCGCCTGTCGGGCAAGACGGTCGCGGTCGTCGGGTCCGGCCCCGCCGGTCTCGCCGCCGCCCAGCAGCTGACCCGGGCCGGTCACACGGTCGCGGTGTACGAGCGCGCGGACCGCATCGGCGGCCTCCTGCGCTACGGCATCCCCGAGTTCAAGATGGAGAAGCGGCACATCAACCGCCGTATCGAGCAGATGCGCGCGGAGGGCACCAAGTTCCGCACGGGTGTCGAGATCGGCCGCGACATCGACGCCGCGAAGCTGCGCAGGCGCTACGACGCGGTGGTCGTCGCCGCGGGGTCCACGACCGCCCGTGACCTCCCGGTCCCCGGCCGTGAGCTCAAGGGCGTCTACCAGGCGATGGAGTACCTGCCCCTGGCCAACAAGGTGCAGGAGGGCGACTTCGTGGCCCCGCCGATCACCGCCGAGGGCAAGCACGTCGTCGTGATCGGCGGCGGTGACACGGGCGCGGACTGCGTGGGCACCGCCCACCGTCAGGGCGCGGCCTCGGTCACGCAGCTGGAGATCCTGGCGAAGCCGGGCGAGGAGCGCGCCGCGCACCAGCCCTGGCCGACGTTCCCGATGCTCTACAAGGTCACCTCCGCGCACGAGGAGGGCGGCGAGCGGGTCTACTCCGTCAGCACCACCCACTTCGAGGGCGACGAGGACGGCAACGTCCAGTGGCTGCACCTGGTCGAGGTCGAGTTCGTCGACGGCAAGCTGACCCAGAAGCCGGGCACGGAGCGCAGGATCCCGGCGCAGCTGGTGACGCTGGCGATGGGCTTCACGGGCACGGACCAGGACAACGGACTGGTCACCCAGTTCGGCCTGGGCCTCGACGAGCGCGGCAACATCGCGCGCGACGCGGACTTCCAGACCAACGTCCCCGGTGTCTTCGTCGCGGGCGACGCGGGCCGCGGCCAGTCCCTGATCGTCTGGGCCATCGCGGAGGGCCGCTCGGCCGCCAAGGGCGTCGACCGCTTCCTCACCGGCGCGAGCGAACTGCCGGCGCCGATCCGTCCCACGGACCGCTCGCTGATGGTCTGACGGCCCCGAACGTGACCTGAGGGTCACGCACATACGTCCCGCACAAAGGCGTGCGGAACACAGACGGCGCCTGCCCGCCAGTCCCCGACCGGACGACTGGGCAGGCGCCGCCGCATGTCCGCGAGGTGAACCGGGACCTGCCAGGTCAGGGGGCGTACGGAGGCATCACGGCACCCGGTACCGCTCCCCGTACACCCGCCACTCCAGCGGCGTGCGCAGGTCCAGGTTGCCGTCGTACAGGAACCGCCGCTGGGCCGTGTCGATGCGGGTCGTGTCGTGGTGGGACTTCTCGGACTTCATCACCGTGCGGCGCACGTCCAGGAAGGCGTCCAGGTACCTCGTCTCGGAGCCGCCCTCCGCGGGGGTGTCCGCCTCCCGCAGGGCCCGGGCGCGGATGCCCTGGAGACTGTGCGGGTCGGTGCCCGGGCCGTGGACGACCATCGCGTCGTAGTAGATGAACTGGCCGAGCGCGCCCAGGCCGTCGTGCCGGGCGAGACGGACGGCCGGGTCGAAGTAGACGCGGTCGCGTTCCGCGTCCTGGGCCGCGCGGAAGGCCGCGACGCCGGCCTCCGCCCGCCACGCCGCCGTGAACGCCCGGCCCAGGCCCGCGTGGGAGTCCGTGCCGTCCACCGCGCGCAGCGCGGGAAGGAAGCGGGCCAGGCCGTTGCCGGGGTGGTCCTTCGTGTAGCGCTCGACCAGGGTGAGCAGATCGTGCGTGCCGGTGCAGAAGCCGATGACGCCCGCCGTGTAGCCCCGGCCGTCACCGATGTCCTCGACGTAGCCGTAGGCGCTGCGCCAGTCCAGGGTGGAGTTCTCCGCGCTCGCCACGATCTCCTGCGCCAGCTCCTTCTTGGCGGGGGCGTTCAGGCCCTGCGCGCTCGCGGAGGACTGCCGCGACGGGGGCTTGGGGCTCTCGGTCCTGTCCGGGTCCGAGGGCGCGAGGCCGAAGAGGTAGACCGCCGTCGCCGCGGCGACGGCGGCGGGGACGGCCGTGAGCAGCAGGAGAGCGGCACGTTTCATGGCGTTCAGCGTACGGGCGCGGGTATCCGCTCAGCCCGTCAGCCCGTCAGCCCGGACACCTTCCCCACCGTCAGGACCAGCAGGAGCGCCAGCAGGCCCACGCACGCGGCCGCCTGGAGCAGACCGCGCCGGGGGCCGCGCGGTACGTACGCGTACGCCAGCGTGACCAGGCCGCCCGCCAGCAGTCCGCCGAGGTGGCCCTGCCAGGACGTGAGGCCCGCCGAGATCAGCAGCCACAGCAGCAGACCCGCGATGAAGCGGTTGACGGCGCGCATGTCGGCGCCCAGGCGGCGGGCCATCACGTAGTACGCGGCGCCCAGACCGAAGATCGCCCCCGAGGCGCCGACCGTGGGGGTGTCGGGCGCGATCAGCAGCACCAGCACCGAGCCGCCGAGCGCCGACAGCAGATAGAGGGCGAGGAAGCGGACACGGCCGAGCTGGGCCTCCACCACCCGGCCCAGGTTCCACAGCGACACCATGTTCATCACGATGTGCAGGATCCCGAACGTGCCCTCGGTGGGCGGCAGATGCAGGAACGCGCCGGTCAGCAGCCGCTCCCACTCCCCGCCCACGACACCCTCCGCGTGGAAGGACGAGGGGTACGGGTCCTGCCACAGGTAGTGCCCGCCGTCCGGCCCGGCAAGACCCGCGCCCAGCATCTGGAACCGGTCCACGAGCGCCGGCCGCAGCACCTCGCCCAGGTAGGCCAGCACATTGAGGCCGATCAGTACGTACGTCACCAGGGGGGCCGTCGTGATCCGCCCGCCGAAGGCCGTGCGGGCCTGCCGTACCGACCGCGCGCCTTCCTTCACGCACTCCACGCATTGATGACCGACGGACGCCTCCCGCATGCAGTCCGGGCAGATGTACCGGTCGCACCGGATGCAGCGGACGTGCGACTCCACCTTGGGATGGCGGTAGCAGGTGGTGACAGCGGAGTCGGCGGACTCAGGTGACTCGGGGGAGTCCGGGGTCTCGGGTGACTCCGGGGACTTGGGTTCCACAGCCGGCTCCTCGAAGGGGTGCGGACGGACGATGAGCCGGTGGGGGTCGGCGGCGAACAAAATAGCGAACTCCGGGGACAGTGATCGACGAGGGGCAGCTGTGACATACCCTCGGCACTCCCGTCACCGCCCTGAAGGGAGCCCGCATGGCCGCGATCAGCCTCGCCAAGGTGGAGGAGACCGCGCCCGCGCTGGTCAGCCTGTACAAGAGCGCCGGGGTGTCCCTGCACAAGCACGGCCTTGACGGTCAGCGGGCCGCCGTCTATCTCGTGGTCGACTACTCGGGGTCGATGAGGCCGTATTACAAGGACGGCAGTGTGCAGGCGCTCACCGACCGGGTGCTCGGTCTGTCGGCGCACCTCGACGACGACGGGACCGTGCCGGTCGTCTTCTTCTCCACGGACATCGATGCCGTCACGGACATCGCGCTCGCCGACCACCAGGGCCACATCGAGCTGATCGTGGCCGGACTCGGACACATGGGCAAGACCAGCTATCACCTGGCCATGGACGCCGTCATCGACCACTACCTCGACAGCGGTTCCAAGGACCCCGCCTTCGTCGTCTTCCAGACGGACGGTGGGCCCACCAGCAAGCCGGCCGCCGAACGGTACTTGTGCAAGGCCGCCGAGCTGCCCCTGTTCTGGCAGTTCATCGGGTTCGGGGACCCGGGAAGCCGACAGTTCGAATTCCTGCGCAAGCTGGACGAGTTGGCGGTTCCGCACAAGCGGGTGGTGGACAACGCCGGGTTCTTCCACGCCGGTACGGATCCGCGGAAGGTGTCCGACGGCGAGCTGTACGACCGACTGGTGGGCGAGTTCCCCCAGTGGCTGGCGGCCGCCCGCACCCACGGGATCGTCCGGTGACCGTCCTGCTTCCCGCCGCCGAACGCGTGGCCGTGGCCTGGAAGAACGGCGGCGGGGTGACCCGCGAGATCGCCGCCGCGCCGCCCGGTGCGGACATGGCCGCCTTCGCCTGGCGCGTCAGCCTCGCCGAGGTCGCCGCGGACGGGCCGTTCTCCGCGTTTCCCGAGGTGGAGCGGACCCTCACCCTCGTCGAGGGCGCCGGCATGGACCTGACGGTGGGCGGGCGGCGGCGGCTCGTCGACACGCGGTACGTGCCCCAGGACTTCCCCGGTGACGTGCCCACCGACTGCCGGCTGCTCGGCGGCCCCGTCGTGAACCTCAACGTGATGTGGCGCAGGGGCGGCGCGGCCCCGACCGTCGCCGTCGTACGCGGCCGGCTGCGCCTGCCCGCGGCGCCCGCCCTGGTGGTCGCCCTCGACGGGGGCGCGGACCTGGCCGGGGTGCGGCTCGGCCGCTACGACGCCCTGTTGCTGACCGGCGAGGACACCGTGCTGCACGCACACGGGCCGACGGCGGTCGTCGGACTCACCCCCGCCCGGGGGCTCGCGGCCCTCACGCACGACGAGCGGCACTGAGGACATCGGCACTGAGGACGTCGGCCCGGCACTCGGCCGGCGAGCCCCACGCCGTGCGCAGCGCACGGGCCTTGGTCAGCCACAGGGAGAGGTCGTACTCGGCGGTGTAGCCGATCGCGCCGTGCAGCTGGAGCGCGGTGCGGGCGGTCGCGTACGCCGCCTCGCAGGCCGCGGCCTTGGCGGCGGCCACGTCCCGGGGAGCCAGTGTCACCGCGGCTCCGAAGAGCAGCGGGCGCGCGAACTCCAGGGCGGTCTTCGCGTCGGCCAGTCGGTGCTTGACCGCCTGGAACGAACCGGTGGGAACACCGAACTGGACGCGCCGCGTGACATGGGTGACCGTGCGGTCGAGGAGGGCGAGACCGACGCCGAGGGCCTGGGCGGCGGTGGCGAGGCGGGCCCAGTCGAACGCGTGCCCCGGCACCCGCGAGGAGATCCGTTCGCCGCCGGGCAGGGGCGTGGTGATCCGGCGGCCTGGATCGAGCGACGGCCGTACGTCCGCGACGCCCGGCGCGAGCCACAACTCCCCGCCCCGCACGGCGAGCACGACGTCCGCGGCGTCCCCGTCCAGCGCGTACGGAGCGCCCACCGTGGCCACGGTCTCGCCCGCCGCCAGCCCCGGAAGCAGCCGCTTGGCCGGACCCGGCTCGGGCAGCGCGGCCAGCAGCGCCGCCGCCAGCACCGTCTCCACCACCGGACCCGGCACCGCATGCCGCCCCAGCTCCACGAACGCCACGGCCAGGTCCACCGGCAGCGGACCCATGCCCTCGTACGCCTCGGGCACCGCCGGCGCGAAGACGCCCGCCTCCGCGATCCGGGACCACAGGGCGCGCCGGGCCGTGTGGTCGCCGCGGATGACCGAGGGGGTGTCGGCGGCCGTCAGCATCGCGTCCAGGGAGCGGGCGAAGTCCCGCTGCTGCGGCGACAGCAGAAAACGCATCAGCGGCGCCCCTTCGGCAGGCCGAGCAGACGCTCGGCGACGATGTCGCGCTGGATTTCGTTCGTGCCCGCGTAGATGGGGCCTGCCAGGGCGAAGACATAGCCCTCCGCCCAGTCGGTGTCCGCGAGCTCCCCGTCCCGGCCGAGGAGATCGAGGGCCGTCTCGTGCAGCGCGATGTCGTACTCGGACCAGAAGACCTTGTTCAGGCTGGACTCCGGGCCGATGGGCTCGCCGTCCAGGAACCGGGCCGCGGCCGCGTAGGCGAACAGCTGGTAGGCGCGGGCGCCGATCACCGCGTCCGCCACCCGCTCACGCTCCTGCGACGGGCTGCCCCGCCCGCGCCAGAGCTCCACCAGCCGGTCGGCGGCGGCGAGGAAGCGGCCGGGGGAGCGGAGGGTGAGGCCCCGTTCGTTGCCCGCCGCGGACATCGCGATCCGCCAGCCCTGCCCCGGCTCGCCGATCACGTCCTCGTCGGGGACGAACACGTCGTCCAGGAAGATGTCGGCGAAGGCCGGTTTGCCGTCCAGGCGCCCGATCGGGCGGACCGTGACGCCCGGGGCACGCAGGTCGAACATCAGATACGTGAGGCCCTGATGGGGCTTCGGGGTGCGCGGCTCGCTGCGGAAGAGGCCGAACGCGCGATCCGCGAACGCCGCCCGCGACGACCACGTCTTCTGCCCGTTCACCAGCCAGCCGCCCTCGGTGCGCACGGCCTTCGAGGTGAGCGAGGCGAGATCCGAGCCCGCCCCGGGCTCGGACCACGCCTGCGCCCAGATCACCTCGCCGGTGGCCATCGGCGGCAGCACACGCGCGCGTTGCTCCTCGGTGCCGTGGTCGAAGAGCGTGGGGGCGAGGAGGCTGATGCCGTTCTGGCCGACGCGGCCCGGCGCGCCCGCCGCGTAGTACTCCTCCTCGAACACCAGCCACCGCAGGAGCCCGGCGTCCCGCCCGCCGTACGCGGCCGGCCACGACACCACCG from Streptomyces avermitilis MA-4680 = NBRC 14893 includes the following:
- a CDS encoding VIT1/CCC1 transporter family protein, which codes for MAIIETEATLHEAHRDNHTHRDVNGGWLRPAVFGAMDGLVSNLALMTGVAGGSVGQQTIVITGLAGLAAGAFSMAAGEYTSVASQRELVEAELDVERRELRKHPKDEEAELAALYAARGVEPELAREVARQLSRDPEQALEIHAREELGIDPGDLPSPAVAAVSSFGSFALGALLPVLPYLLGASALWPALLLALIGLFACGAVVARVTARSWWYSGLRQLALGGAAAGVTYVLGSLIGAAVG
- the gltB gene encoding glutamate synthase large subunit, translated to MRTPRQPSQHSTNGQKWSFMDARPAAQGMYDPRNEHDACGVGFVATLTGEASHALVEQALTVLRNLEHRGATGSEPDSGDGAGILSQVPDAFLREVAGFELPAAGAYAVGIAFLPEDGTDEAVSQIETIAGDEGLTVLGWREVPVAPELLGATARSTMPAFRQIFVSDGQSQGIDLDRRAFVLRKRAEREAGVYFPSLSARTIVYKGMLTTGQLEPFFPDLSDRRFASAIALVHSRFSTNTFPSWPLAHPYRFVAHNGEINTVKGNRNWMAARESQLVSEKFGSAGSGAKGLERIFPVCTPDASDSASFDEVLELLHLGGRSLPHSVLMMIPEAWENHDSMDAARRAFYQFHATMMEPWDGPACVTFTDGTQVGAVLDRNGLRPGRYWVTDEGLVVLGSEVGVLDIDPARVVRKGRLQPGRMFLVDTAEHRIIEDDEIKAGLAAEKPYADWLEAGEIELEDLPEREHIVHTHASVTRRQQTFGYTEEELRVILAPMAKAGAEPIGSMGTDSPIAALSERPRLLFDYFTQLFAQVTNPPLDAIREELVTSLRSSLGPQGNLLEPTAASCRSVTLPFPVIDNDELAKLIHINADGDMPGMKAATLSGLYRVSGGGESLAARIEEICSEADAAIENGARLIVLSDRHSDAEHAPIPSLLLTAAVHHHLIRTKQRTQVGLLVEAGDVREVHHVALLIGFGAAAVNPYLAMESVEDLVRAGTFLSDIEAEQAIRNLIYALGKGVLKVMSKMGISTVASYRGAQVFEAVGLDEEFVNKYFSGTATKIGGAGLDVIAKEVAARHAKAYPASGIAPAHRALDIGGEYQWRREGEPHLFDPETVFRLQHSTRSGKYDIFKKYTDRVNEQSERLMTLRGLFGFKSGREPISLDEVEPVSEIVKRFSTGAMSYGSISREAHETLAIAMNQLGGKSNTGEGGEDADRLYDPARRSAIKQVASGRFGVTSEYLVNADDIQIKMAQGAKPGEGGQLPGHKVYPWIASTRHSTPGVGLISPPPHHDIYSIEDLAQLIHDLKNANPQARIHVKLVSEVGVGTVAAGVSKAHADVVLISGHDGGTGASPLTSLKHAGGPWELGLAETQQTLLLNGLRDRIVVQTDGQLKTGRDVVIAALLGAEEFGFATAPLVVSGCVMMRVCHLDTCPVGIATQNPVLRDRFTGKAEYVVNFFKFIAEEVREILAELGFRSIEEAVGHAEALDVARAIEHWKAQGLDLAPLFYVPELPEGAALHQVIQQDHGLEKALDNELIKLAADALAANSVTDAQPVRAQVAIRNINRTVGTMLGHEVTKKFGGAGLPDDTIDITFTGSAGQSFGAFLPRGVTLRLEGDANDYVGKGLSGGRVIVRPDRGADHLAEYSTIAGNTIAYGATGGELFLRGRTGERFCVRNSGATVVSEGVGDHGCEYMTGGRAVVLGETGRNFAAGMSGGVAYVIDLDRDNVNVGNAGAVEELTEDDKQWLHDVVRRHAEETGSTVAEKLLAEWSVSAQRFSKIIPSTYKAVLAAKDAAERAGLTETEITEKMMEAATNG
- a CDS encoding glutamate synthase subunit beta, coding for MADPKGFLTHGREVARTRPVEERVKDWNEVYVPGSLLPIISKQAGRCMDCGIPFCHNGCPLGNLIPEWNDYAYREDWTSASERLHATNNFPEFTGRLCPAPCESACVLGINQPAVTIKNVEVSIIDKAWDTGDVKPQAPERLSGKTVAVVGSGPAGLAAAQQLTRAGHTVAVYERADRIGGLLRYGIPEFKMEKRHINRRIEQMRAEGTKFRTGVEIGRDIDAAKLRRRYDAVVVAAGSTTARDLPVPGRELKGVYQAMEYLPLANKVQEGDFVAPPITAEGKHVVVIGGGDTGADCVGTAHRQGAASVTQLEILAKPGEERAAHQPWPTFPMLYKVTSAHEEGGERVYSVSTTHFEGDEDGNVQWLHLVEVEFVDGKLTQKPGTERRIPAQLVTLAMGFTGTDQDNGLVTQFGLGLDERGNIARDADFQTNVPGVFVAGDAGRGQSLIVWAIAEGRSAAKGVDRFLTGASELPAPIRPTDRSLMV
- a CDS encoding chitosanase; protein product: MKRAALLLLTAVPAAVAAATAVYLFGLAPSDPDRTESPKPPSRQSSASAQGLNAPAKKELAQEIVASAENSTLDWRSAYGYVEDIGDGRGYTAGVIGFCTGTHDLLTLVERYTKDHPGNGLARFLPALRAVDGTDSHAGLGRAFTAAWRAEAGVAAFRAAQDAERDRVYFDPAVRLARHDGLGALGQFIYYDAMVVHGPGTDPHSLQGIRARALREADTPAEGGSETRYLDAFLDVRRTVMKSEKSHHDTTRIDTAQRRFLYDGNLDLRTPLEWRVYGERYRVP
- a CDS encoding rhomboid family intramembrane serine protease, which encodes MEPKSPESPETPDSPESPESADSAVTTCYRHPKVESHVRCIRCDRYICPDCMREASVGHQCVECVKEGARSVRQARTAFGGRITTAPLVTYVLIGLNVLAYLGEVLRPALVDRFQMLGAGLAGPDGGHYLWQDPYPSSFHAEGVVGGEWERLLTGAFLHLPPTEGTFGILHIVMNMVSLWNLGRVVEAQLGRVRFLALYLLSALGGSVLVLLIAPDTPTVGASGAIFGLGAAYYVMARRLGADMRAVNRFIAGLLLWLLISAGLTSWQGHLGGLLAGGLVTLAYAYVPRGPRRGLLQAAACVGLLALLLVLTVGKVSGLTG
- a CDS encoding vWA domain-containing protein, coding for MAAISLAKVEETAPALVSLYKSAGVSLHKHGLDGQRAAVYLVVDYSGSMRPYYKDGSVQALTDRVLGLSAHLDDDGTVPVVFFSTDIDAVTDIALADHQGHIELIVAGLGHMGKTSYHLAMDAVIDHYLDSGSKDPAFVVFQTDGGPTSKPAAERYLCKAAELPLFWQFIGFGDPGSRQFEFLRKLDELAVPHKRVVDNAGFFHAGTDPRKVSDGELYDRLVGEFPQWLAAARTHGIVR
- a CDS encoding HutD family protein; protein product: MTVLLPAAERVAVAWKNGGGVTREIAAAPPGADMAAFAWRVSLAEVAADGPFSAFPEVERTLTLVEGAGMDLTVGGRRRLVDTRYVPQDFPGDVPTDCRLLGGPVVNLNVMWRRGGAAPTVAVVRGRLRLPAAPALVVALDGGADLAGVRLGRYDALLLTGEDTVLHAHGPTAVVGLTPARGLAALTHDERH